The Gorilla gorilla gorilla isolate KB3781 chromosome 11, NHGRI_mGorGor1-v2.1_pri, whole genome shotgun sequence genome contains the following window.
ATAAGAGTTCAATATACGaatttttgggggacacaaacattcaggccaCAGTAGTATCCAAACTATATAAGGGACTCAAGTCAACAACAAAGAACAAATGACCTGGTGTATgcaaaaatgctcagtatcaccaaccgttagggaaatgcaaatcaaaaccgcaatgagagaGATCACCTCATACCCGTTAGGatagctgttattaaaaaacaCAAGATAAAGAATGTTGGcaatgatgtggagaaaagggaaccctagtgaactgttggtgagaatggaaattagtacagcctttatggaaaacagtatggcagttcctcaaaaaattaaaaatagaaccaccatttgatgcagcaatcccacttctgggtatacataTAAAAAAGAGATGAAATCATTATCTTCACAAGATAgctatattcccatgtttactgcagcatttcCACAACTGCCAAACTATGAAAACGACCTAAGTGTCTATTGGTGGATGGATtggtaagaaaatgtggcacgtatattTTTTACAAGGAaagaaatcctatcatttgcaataacatggaggaacctggagaacattatatGTTAatagaaataagccagacacagaacaaATACCACACGATGCCACTTACATGAGGAATCAGCTGCTGAGCACTGGGTGTGGCCCGTTCCCTCCGCGTTGGCACACTGGCGGCTTCCACTCAGTGAGTTAACTTGGTGAGCTGCCCCTGACACGGGCTGGCCCTGCTACCCACATCTGCCAGCTGAAGAGCTCATAGGACCCTCACTCTTGAGGGGACGTTAGCATCAAATCTCTCTCTATGTTAACCCCCACACTGACTCCAGGCCCAAGCATGTCCCACAGCCCTCAGGTCCCCACCCAAAGGGACCCCATGGGCTTTGCCCTGCAGACTTGGCCTGACCACTCAGAGGCAGGCGGGGCCATGACACAGACGGTTTATTCAGACCTCTCCACCCGCCACAGTTCCACATCCCAGTTCAGCAGGCCATTCTGTGACAGTTCCTACTGGTGGGTCTGTCTATGACAGCCCCATCCTGAGTTCCAAGTCCATGTCCTGACTGAGTGGTGAGTGTGCTCACTCGGTGCTCAGGAAGACCCTCTTGCGTGCGGTATTGGTGTAAGGGTGCCAGCGCCACTCCACGTCTGCTGTGGCCTCCTGCTCCAGCGTGCCCAGACGGATCATGTACACTGCAGGCAGGGATGGCATCAGCCCCGGCACAGCCAGCCTCGCCTCCCCACCCCAGACACGGGATTCAGGCTCAAACTCACGCTTCAGCTCAAAGCGGGGCCCGACCTCAGTGAGCTCCACGTTGCGGTGGTCTGTCTTCTTGTACACATGGTGCCTGGGAGGGAACAGCTGTGGGTCAACGGCAAGCAGCACGAGGTACACAGGGTGGGGATGCTTTCCTGGGGCATGGCCCGTGGACCCACCGGAATGATATGTAGTCGTCCTGGTTTGCGAAGGTGATGACCCGGTGGCTGTCATCTTTGGGCACGGGAAATAGGTATCGGAGGATGTCAGAGACCTGGGGcacaaagaaagagagggaaacagAGTGGCAAATGCCTGGCCTGGCCCGCAGCCCCAGCCTGAAGGCCCCCAGACTCACCCGCTTGCCCAGGCGGGAGGAGAAGCCGTGTGTGATGAGGTGGGGCTTGGCCTCCGACATGGTGCCCAGGTCTGGGATGTCATGCCGCATGACCACATTGCACAGTGTGAAGTAGGCAGTAGGACCAAAGGGCAGGTGGCTGACGATGAGCCCCACTGGCGGGGAAAGGTGGCTGTCAGAGACCCCGTCTGCCCTCAGACGACTCCCACCCCGACTCCCTCCCTCCGGCCTCACCAGGTGTGCCCCGATGCTCGTGAACGACCAGCAGATCGGTGACGCCGTTGGCTTTGCAGGCTCGCACCAGTGCCCCCACTTCATGTCGACCTCGGTTCATTCGCTGGGCGCCCGGGAACACCAGCTTCAGCTCCTGggcatggatggcagtgtacagTCAGGACTGGGGCTGTGTGTCCTGGGTGTCTCTCCCTCACTCCCTGCTCACCAGTACCTTTGCAAACATCTTGAGGCGGGAACTGGGGTCTCGGGAGGTAGTGATCATAACCTTGGGATCCTCGACTCCTGCCCATCGGTATTCATCATCCACGTGGCTGGTCACACCTGTCAGGAGCACGAGGGGCAAGAACATGACAGTCTTGGGAATGAAATGCTAACTTCGGGGCAGCCAAGACCGCCTGGATGTCGCTGTCTGCCGAAGCCTTCAACAATAGGAATGCTCCACATGCACACCGGGCAAGAGGGCAGCCTCCAACTACTCTGGCTGCTAAGCACAAGCGTAGCTGAGGAACAGAATCTTTTGTTTAATTGTAGTTCGCTTAAGCTATATTAGTCACATGGGGCTAAGCAGCTACTCTATTACACAACGAAGTCCACACTCTGCTAAGGCCAACGGTGACAAACTCTTTTCCCTCGTAACAAATATCTATAATGTTTGGGATTCCTTTCTTGTTTCTTGAATAATGCAGTGAATAAACGTATGGGCACCAATAATGTGTGAGGGACACTGTCTTGCCCCAGCAGGCACTCCAGTGGGGGAGGTAATTAACAAGCCAGGCGCAGAGTCAGTGAGGCACTCCCATGTGTGCCATGTAAGTGGGACAGGGCACACTCAGGGAGAGCCCTGCAATGCCATCTGTGCAGTGACAAGGGCATGGGGGACAGTTCCAGGAGCAGTTTCCTCTGATGGGATGGTGCCCGGTGTGTCTGAGGAAGGACTGGAGACCTGCCAGCTCAGTGTTGGGGAGGGCTACCTTGTATAGTTACCTTCACCTCCGGCATCATCAAACTCCAGGGACCCCTGTAAGGCCAGAGCCTCTCGGCGTAACTCAGTGGGAATCAGGCGGTTTTCtgcagagggaagagagaggggcTGAGTGAGTCACAAGCATGGAGACCTCAACTCATCCAATACACCACAGCTTACTAGCCTGCACATGCTTGAAATAAAAATACCTCAGCCCTTTCTGAGCTTGGATACAGCATGGATAGAGGTGACAAAACTTTCTACAGGCCAACCCCCATAAACAGTGGTTACTAGGACTTCATTTTCTTTAGTCTCATGACTTGAGGACTTTCTAAAATATCTTAATGTACTGTATTGCTTTTATAATCAGGTAGAAGTCTAAacatcgattttttttttttttgagacggagtctcgctctgtcaccgaggcagagcagtgcagtggtgccatctcggctcactgcaagctccgcttcctgggttcacgccattctcctgcctcaggctggcgagtagctgggactacaggagcccgccacggcgcccggctaattttttgtatttttagtagagacggggtttcaccgtgttagccaggatggtctcgatctcctgacctcgtgatccacccgcctcggcctcccaaagtgctgggattacaggcgtgagccacagcgctcggccttaaaaattacttttgaaaAGAAATGTAGACTGTTCTGTATGTATGATGGTGGACCAGAGACCTTTAAGCTCTCAGACAGCAAAACCGTTGGTCACGATGCCCACAGCGCTTCAAAGGCATGGCTTCAGCGGGCCCTGGACCGCAGGCTGCCTACCGCAGAGCACAGCGCTCCAGGTGCGCACTCCGGGCCAGCACTGTTCTCCACGGAGCTCAGAGGAACTCCTGCAGGGAGGATGGGCAGCCCAGTCTGCAGCACCAGCGCTATCCAGATAGTCTTTagagagaatttcttttttttttttttgagactgagtcttgcttttttgcccaggctggagtgcagtggcaggacctcggctcactgcaacttccgcctcccgggttcaagcgattctcctgcctcagcctcctgagtagctgggattacaggcgcgtgccaccacggccagctaatttttgtatgtttagtagagacgagatttcaccatgttggtcaggctcgaactcctgacctcatgatccgcccgcctcggcctcccaaagtgctgggattacagcagtgagccaccGCTCTAAAGATAATTTCTACAGGACAAGGTAAAGTCTTTAAAACTTGGGACGAACTTGACACACTGCACACAGCGGGCAAGCTGCAAAACCCGGGTACTGCAACGTCAGTGACAAGTAATTAATACCATCACACGGAAGAAACACTCTCAAAACCAACAGGAGAACCCAATGGGGCAAGGAAAACGGCAGGCAAGCATTTGGAAAGACGCTCGGATATTCGAACACAAATGCGTGCCGGGGTGGTTTACCGCGCAGACGCCCGCGGGGCCGACGCCTTACCTTCCAGCGCGCGCCGCAGCCGCTCCTTCCTCTCCTGGGCTGAGCGCTGCGCCTCCTCCCGGGCCTTGCGGTACAGGTACTCGCGGCGCAGGCGGGCCTCGCGGCGCAGCTGTGGGAACAGCAGGCCCAGTCACTCACTACTCGCTCCCGAGTCCCGGAACCCCGGAGCCCCGGAGCCGCTGAGCCTCCAAGTCCCTAGAGCCACATCCCCAGCACTTCACGCGTCCCGGACCTCCGAAACAGGAGCTCATTCTCCTACCATCTTGAGTGCCGCTTCCACGTGGGTCCAGGAGAATCTGTGGGCTCCTCCAGCGCGACACAGTCCTCACTTCCGCCCTCAACCAAGATGGTCCCTTAGACGCTTCACTGGTGCCTGCAGCTGTGGGGAATGCCCAATGTTAAGATGGCGAATAGGGCGGGGGCATCTCAAGGCGATTGGCCATTCCGGCAGGGCGTTTTCCTTGGGATAACCAATAGACTGGATACAGAATGTCACACGTGACTTAGGACCGCAGCTGATAAATATGTCCGCCCAGGCTTCTCCATCCCCGCCCTCCCCCAACCACCGCCGTGCAGAATGTAGGTTTCAGATGACGAACCGCTAAAACAATCATAATTAGCGGCTGGAAACAGTTCAACTGTAAAAACCGCACACCGACTGAAGGTTGCTTGCCGGCTCCTTTccaaattaactttaaaatcaCTCTTCCCTCAACCAAAATGGTTTCTGTAGAGCTTCGCCTTCTTCCATCGCCACAACAGTGGCGCGACTTCTAAGATTCGGCAGCTTCCGGAAGGACTCAGAACCACCTACAACCCTAGCCGACAGTTAAGCAGGCTGATCCACTTGGGGGCTAATTGGAGAAACCAGTTGATTGGTTGCTTCCGTGCTGCTTCCCTAAGGGCGCTTGCCCTTAAAGAAGCTGACCCAGAGGCCTTGGTGCTGCCGGCGTGGGGATCCCCAGATGGGAACGCCCCTTGATGGAGGATCTCGTGTGCCTATTGGCTGTCCTGCCAAACTGCGGAGGGTGACAAGGAAGAAGGTGGCTTCAGATCTGAAGGTGTGTTCATGGCGGCGCTTGACCTGCGAGCGGAGCTGGATTCGCTGGTCCTGCAGCTGCTTGGGGACCTGGAAGAGCTGGAGGGGAAACGAACGGTGTTGAACGCCCGGGTGGAGGAGGTAGGCGCCTGGGGCGGGCAGGAGGGTACACGGGCGTAAACTGAGTCTCACCGCTTTCCTCTCCCTGCAGGGCTGGCTCTCGCTCGCCAAGGCTCGCTACGCGATGGGCGCCAAGTCGGTGGGGCCCCTGCAGTATGCTTCCCACATGGAGCCCCAGGTCTGCCTCCACGCCAGGTGAGGAAGCTTCCATGCTGGGCTGGGTGGGCGGGCGGGCGCGTTCTAGGCCCGGGCTGCCAAAGCTCCATCCTCCCTTCTCGTCCTTCAGCGAGGCCCAGGAGGGACTCCAGAAGTTCAAGGTGGTGAGAGCTGGTGTCCACGCCCCAGAGGAGGTGGGGCCTCGCGAAGCAGGTGAGCCCCCTCTTCCTTCTGCAGAACCCCTTCCCAGTGTCAAAGACAAAATGCAAATTATGGAGATGATTTAAATTAGGTTTTTGCGATAAGAGAGAGCATCCCCGAGCTGAAGAACAGAATGTTTTTGTAGGGTGGTTTTGCTTTAGACTTTTATAGGAAGTAGAGAAATTGTTGGTGAGTTGCTTTACACTGGGAATAGTTTTACAATCACATACGTTTCAGTCAGCTGAACAGAAAATATTCATCTGTGTGTCTAGCTAGTTTCAGAGGGACAAACTTCTAATCCCAGTTAATCATTCCTGAGACAAATAATGGGGAGTTGGAACGTCTGTGTCTGGTCTGTTGGCATGTTCAGGTACAATGGGTAAGGTCAGTGTCACAGGCAAACAGGGTCATCAGTGGGTCTTACAGGAGTCACGGGAAAGAGTGGACAAACAGTCTCATCTGAATCACAAGGGGAAAGGCTGTGTTTTGTGGTAAGCTGTTTCCTGGAACCCCAAAGTTGGAATTTTCCAACCAACAGTGTTTTATAGAATCATGAGCTCAGGTCAAGCTCAACATTGTCACCAAGATGATAAAGGTCAGGGAGTAAGATCCCAGCCTCCTCCAACCTTTCTTTCCTCAGGTCTGCGGAGGCGCAAGGGCCCCACTAAGACCCCAGAACCGGAGTCCTCTGAGGCCCCTCAGGACCCCCTGAACTGGTTTGGAATCCTAGTTCCTCACAGTCTACGTCAGGCTCAAGCAAGCTTCCGGGATGGTGAGTGGACCCTGTTGTTTGGCTCTGTGGCCCTCAGACCCTCTATCCACAG
Protein-coding sequences here:
- the IMP4 gene encoding U3 small nucleolar ribonucleoprotein protein IMP4 isoform X2, coding for MLRREARLRREYLYRKAREEAQRSAQERKERLRRALEENRLIPTELRREALALQGSLEFDDAGGEGVTSHVDDEYRWAGVEDPKVMITTSRDPSSRLKMFAKELKLVFPGAQRMNRGRHEVGALVRACKANGVTDLLVVHEHRGTPVGLIVSHLPFGPTAYFTLCNVVMRHDIPDLGTMSEAKPHLITHGFSSRLGKRVSDILRYLFPVPKDDSHRVITFANQDDYISFRHHVYKKTDHRNVELTEVGPRFELKREFEPESRVWGGEARLAVPGLMPSLPAVYMIRLGTLEQEATADVEWRWHPYTNTARKRVFLSTE
- the IMP4 gene encoding U3 small nucleolar ribonucleoprotein protein IMP4 isoform X4 — encoded protein: MMPEVKVTIQGVTSHVDDEYRWAGVEDPKVMITTSRDPSSRLKMFAKELKLVFPGAQRMNRGRHEVGALVRACKANGVTDLLVVHEHRGTPVGLIVSHLPFGPTAYFTLCNVVMRHDIPDLGTMSEAKPHLITHGFSSRLGKRVSLGAFRLGLRARPGICHSVSLSFFVPQVSDILRYLFPVPKDDSHRVITFANQDDYISFRHHVYKKTDHRNVELTEVGPRFELKLYMIRLGTLEQEATADVEWRWHPYTNTARKRVFLSTE
- the VMA22 gene encoding coiled-coil domain-containing protein 115 isoform X2, coding for MGTPLDGGSRVPIGCPAKLRRVTRKKVASDLKGWLSLAKARYAMGAKSVGPLQYASHMEPQVCLHASEAQEGLQKFKVVRAGVHAPEEVGPREAGLRRRKGPTKTPEPESSEAPQDPLNWFGILVPHSLRQAQASFRDGVLEAKKRKCFLERVIQCVVSPAAEQEAEDESCPEDWAAAVTAETSAKAI
- the IMP4 gene encoding U3 small nucleolar ribonucleoprotein protein IMP4 isoform X3, giving the protein MLRREARLRREYLYRKAREEAQRSAQERKERLRRALEENRLIPTELRREALALQGSLEFDDAGGEGVTSHVDDEYRWAGVEDPKVMITTSRDPSSRLKMFAKELKLVFPGAQRMNRGRHEVGALVRACKANGVTDLLVVHEHRGTPVGLIVSHLPFGPTAYFTLCNVVMRHDIPDLGTMSEAKPHLITHGFSSRLGKRVSDILRYLFPVPKDDSHRVITFANQDDYISFRHHVYKKTDHRNVELTEVGPRFELKLYMIRLGTLEQEATADVEWRWHPYTNTARKRVFLSTE
- the VMA22 gene encoding coiled-coil domain-containing protein 115 isoform X3, producing MAALDLRAELDSLVLQLLGDLEELEGKRTVLNARVEEGWLSLAKARYAMGAKSVGPLQYASHMEPQVCLHASEAQEGLQKFKVVRAGVHAPEEVGPREAGLRRRKGPTKTPEPESSEAPQDPLNWFGILVPHSLRQAQASFRDGLQLAADIASLQNRIDWGQSQLRGLQEKLKQLEPGAA
- the VMA22 gene encoding coiled-coil domain-containing protein 115 isoform X1; translated protein: MAALDLRAELDSLVLQLLGDLEELEGKRTVLNARVEEGWLSLAKARYAMGAKSVGPLQYASHMEPQVCLHASEAQEGLQKFKVVRAGVHAPEEVGPREAGLRRRKGPTKTPEPESSEAPQDPLNWFGILVPHSLRQAQASFRDGVLEAKKRKCFLERVIQCVVSPAAEQEAEDESCPEDWAAAVTAETSAKAI
- the IMP4 gene encoding U3 small nucleolar ribonucleoprotein protein IMP4 isoform X5, with product MMPEVKVTIQGVTSHVDDEYRWAGVEDPKVMITTSRDPSSRLKMFAKELKLVFPGAQRMNRGRHEVGALVRACKANGVTDLLVVHEHRGTPVGLIVSHLPFGPTAYFTLCNVVMRHDIPDLGTMSEAKPHLITHGFSSRLGKRVSDILRYLFPVPKDDSHRVITFANQDDYISFRHHVYKKTDHRNVELTEVGPRFELKLYMIRLGTLEQEATADVEWRWHPYTNTARKRVFLSTE
- the IMP4 gene encoding U3 small nucleolar ribonucleoprotein protein IMP4 isoform X1; this translates as MLRREARLRREYLYRKAREEAQRSAQERKERLRRALEENRLIPTELRREALALQGSLEFDDAGGEGVTSHVDDEYRWAGVEDPKVMITTSRDPSSRLKMFAKELKLVFPGAQRMNRGRHEVGALVRACKANGVTDLLVVHEHRGTPVGLIVSHLPFGPTAYFTLCNVVMRHDIPDLGTMSEAKPHLITHGFSSRLGKRVSLGAFRLGLRARPGICHSVSLSFFVPQVSDILRYLFPVPKDDSHRVITFANQDDYISFRHHVYKKTDHRNVELTEVGPRFELKLYMIRLGTLEQEATADVEWRWHPYTNTARKRVFLSTE
- the VMA22 gene encoding coiled-coil domain-containing protein 115 isoform X4; protein product: MGTPLDGGSRVPIGCPAKLRRVTRKKVASDLKGWLSLAKARYAMGAKSVGPLQYASHMEPQVCLHASEAQEGLQKFKVVRAGVHAPEEVGPREAGLRRRKGPTKTPEPESSEAPQDPLNWFGILVPHSLRQAQASFRDGLQLAADIASLQNRIDWGQSQLRGLQEKLKQLEPGAA